From Pedobacter indicus, a single genomic window includes:
- a CDS encoding ABC transporter permease, with translation MRTLLFLLKKEFKQIFRNKSLLPMILVAPIIQLLILPLAADYEVKNINISIVDHDHSTYSQKMVSEITASGYFRLADYGSSFKDAYKQIENDKSDLVLEIPHGFEREMVRENNQELFIAVNAINGIKASLAGAYLNQIISNYNEDIRLEWMQPERSNQSSIITVTSSNWFNPHMDYHFFMVPGILVVLVTMISTYMCALNIVKEKEVGTIEQINVTPIKKYQFILGKLIPFWIIGMIIFSVGLFIVARLVFGIDPVGNILLLYAFLAVYLIALLGFGLLISTYSETQQQAMSIAFFFIMIFMLMSGLFTSIDSMPTWAYYIAKCSPVTYFIEVVRMIVLKGSGSADIYYHFLIIIGFAIFLNAWAILNYKKTS, from the coding sequence ATGAGAACCCTGCTATTTTTACTGAAGAAAGAGTTCAAGCAAATTTTTCGCAACAAATCATTGCTACCCATGATTTTGGTAGCACCTATTATTCAATTACTGATCCTTCCGTTGGCGGCAGATTATGAAGTGAAAAATATTAATATCTCCATTGTAGACCATGATCATTCTACCTACTCCCAAAAAATGGTATCAGAAATTACGGCTTCCGGTTATTTTCGTTTAGCCGATTATGGAAGTTCATTTAAAGACGCTTATAAACAGATAGAGAATGATAAATCTGATTTGGTGCTGGAGATACCGCATGGTTTCGAACGAGAGATGGTTCGAGAGAATAACCAAGAGTTATTTATCGCTGTTAATGCTATCAATGGTATAAAAGCAAGTCTGGCTGGCGCCTATCTCAATCAGATTATTTCAAATTATAATGAGGATATCAGATTGGAGTGGATGCAGCCTGAAAGGAGCAATCAATCGTCCATCATCACCGTCACTTCGTCGAATTGGTTCAATCCTCATATGGACTACCACTTTTTTATGGTGCCCGGTATTTTGGTCGTATTGGTTACTATGATAAGTACGTACATGTGTGCATTAAATATTGTGAAGGAAAAAGAGGTTGGCACTATTGAGCAGATCAACGTAACGCCCATCAAAAAATATCAGTTTATTTTGGGCAAACTGATCCCTTTTTGGATTATCGGAATGATTATTTTTAGTGTGGGCCTGTTCATTGTAGCCCGGCTTGTTTTTGGCATCGACCCTGTGGGGAATATTCTGTTGCTTTATGCTTTCCTTGCTGTTTATTTAATCGCGCTACTCGGATTTGGTTTGCTGATATCAACGTATTCTGAGACCCAGCAGCAAGCTATGTCCATTGCGTTCTTCTTTATTATGATTTTTATGCTAATGAGCGGCCTGTTTACGTCGATCGACAGTATGCCAACATGGGCATACTATATCGCGAAGTGTAGTCCGGTAACTTATTTCATTGAAGTAGTTCGGATGATTGTATTAAAAGGTAGTGGATCGGCAGATATCTATTACCATTTTTTAATCATCATTGGGTTTGCTATTTTTTTGAACGCTTGGGCCATTCTTAACTATAAAAAGACCAGCTAA
- a CDS encoding ABC transporter permease yields MKQFLSFVRKEFYHVFRDRKTLLMLFGLPIVQILLFGFALTNEVKNAKIVVCDYAKDQASRQIINSLEAGAQFEVQENLLNHREIEVAFKKENVKLAIVFPANFNQDLLHLNEAQIQIIADASDPNSANALTNYATAIIMDYQQELMHDRKIPYTIATETRMLYNPELKGATNFVPGVMALVLMLICVMMTAVSIVREKETGTMEILLVSPFNPLLVILSKAVPYLFLSLINLTVILLLSVTLLELPVNGSIFLLFAESTLLIITALSLGLLISNVAKSQQTAMLISLMGLMLPTMLFTGFMFPIENMPYPLQLLSNIVPSKWYYIIVKSIMIKGLGFSAIWKETLILAGMTSFFLLVSIQKFKIRLI; encoded by the coding sequence ATGAAACAGTTTCTGTCATTTGTAAGAAAAGAGTTTTATCACGTCTTCCGTGATCGAAAAACACTATTGATGTTATTTGGCTTGCCCATTGTGCAGATTTTGCTATTTGGTTTTGCATTGACCAATGAAGTTAAAAATGCGAAAATTGTAGTTTGCGACTATGCGAAAGACCAGGCATCTCGGCAGATTATTAACAGCTTAGAGGCTGGCGCACAGTTTGAAGTACAAGAAAACTTATTAAATCATCGCGAAATAGAGGTGGCATTTAAAAAAGAAAATGTCAAATTAGCGATCGTTTTTCCGGCCAATTTTAATCAGGATCTTTTGCATTTAAATGAAGCGCAGATTCAGATCATCGCAGATGCTTCGGACCCGAACTCGGCGAATGCATTAACAAATTATGCTACGGCCATCATCATGGATTATCAGCAAGAATTGATGCATGACCGCAAAATTCCCTATACTATTGCCACGGAAACAAGGATGTTATATAATCCGGAACTAAAAGGTGCAACCAATTTTGTGCCGGGTGTTATGGCCTTGGTGCTAATGCTCATTTGTGTGATGATGACGGCTGTATCTATCGTCCGCGAAAAAGAAACTGGTACGATGGAAATCTTGTTGGTATCTCCTTTTAATCCCTTATTGGTCATCCTGTCGAAAGCTGTCCCTTATTTGTTTTTATCTTTGATCAACCTGACGGTAATCCTTCTCCTTAGTGTTACTCTGCTGGAGCTGCCGGTTAATGGAAGTATCTTTTTATTGTTTGCGGAAAGTACCCTGCTGATTATTACGGCATTGTCCTTGGGACTGCTGATCTCCAATGTTGCTAAATCGCAGCAGACCGCCATGCTCATTTCATTGATGGGGCTGATGTTACCGACAATGTTGTTTACCGGCTTTATGTTTCCAATCGAAAACATGCCATACCCGCTTCAGTTGCTTTCGAATATCGTCCCCTCAAAATGGTACTATATTATTGTTAAATCAATTATGATTAAAGGCTTGGGTTTTTCGGCCATTTGGAAAGAGACACTCATTTTGGCGGGAATGACCAGCTTTTTTTTGCTTGTCAGTATCCAGAAATTTAAAATCAGACTCATATGA
- a CDS encoding ABC transporter ATP-binding protein: MEKEIVIKTDKLTKRFGDFIATNEITFEVYAGEIFGFLGANGAGKTTAMKMLCGLSKPSSGSAMIAGFDVYKQTESIKKNIGYMSQKFSLYEDLTVLENIRFFGGIYGLSEKQLKKKSEELIEVLGMEAEVKKLVGSLPLGWKQKLAFSVAILHDPKIVFLDEPTGGVDPVIRRQFWDLIYSASGRGITIFVTTHYMDEAEYCNRISMMVDGIMKALDSPANLKQQYSALTMDEVFFELARGAKRKGD, translated from the coding sequence TAGCTACCAATGAGATTACCTTTGAAGTGTATGCCGGTGAAATCTTTGGTTTTTTAGGAGCAAACGGGGCGGGCAAAACTACGGCAATGAAAATGCTCTGCGGACTCTCGAAACCTTCATCGGGTAGCGCGATGATTGCCGGGTTTGACGTGTACAAACAAACCGAAAGCATCAAGAAGAACATCGGTTATATGAGTCAGAAATTTTCTCTGTATGAAGATCTTACTGTGTTGGAAAACATCCGGTTCTTTGGCGGTATATATGGATTGTCAGAGAAGCAGCTTAAGAAAAAAAGCGAGGAACTGATTGAGGTATTGGGGATGGAGGCCGAAGTTAAAAAGTTGGTCGGCTCTCTGCCGTTGGGCTGGAAGCAGAAACTTGCTTTTTCGGTTGCCATCCTGCATGATCCAAAAATCGTTTTTTTAGATGAGCCCACTGGTGGCGTGGATCCGGTTATTAGACGACAGTTCTGGGACCTGATCTATTCAGCCTCAGGAAGGGGGATTACAATTTTCGTTACCACACATTATATGGACGAAGCGGAATATTGTAATCGAATCTCCATGATGGTGGACGGTATCATGAAGGCATTGGACAGTCCGGCTAACTTAAAGCAACAATATTCGGCTTTGACGATGGACGAGGTATTCTTTGAACTGGCGCGGGGCGCAAAACGGAAGGGCGATTAA